The Panicum virgatum strain AP13 chromosome 6K, P.virgatum_v5, whole genome shotgun sequence nucleotide sequence CTGAAATAGAAGAAATTTCACTTATTTTCATGAAATGTTGTGAGTACGTACATCTGGGGCCATGGTGTTGGAACTATATATTTTCTCTTGTGAAGTGGCACATATGTACAACAACAGATAATTATACAGCTATACACTTCCAAGTTTCAACATTGTTCATTCAGGGCTTTACACAGCCATCCCATATGAAAGCTGCAGGTATTGTTCagcattaaaaaaaaagaaaatccaaGCTCCTCATGATCTTGAGGTTCGATACTTGATTTGCCTTGCCACATATCTCTACAGCAATAggataaaaaaaaacttaatcAGGACAACAATTTCCAGCGGCTTAAGTATATGAAGTGGACAGTGAGCATAAATTCCTAGCTACTcagttccaaaatgtaggtcgttttgacttttctagattcatatattttgctatgtacctagacatatgttatatctaggtgcatagcaaatactatgaatctaaaagagccaaaacgacctacattttggaacaggAGTACAAAACATATTAACTCTTGCATACTGACCAGTCTCCTTTTCAGGTCCAAAATGGACTTTTGCCTTTCCCGAGCAAAGTATTTCACAGACTGCATAATGAAAGGGAGTGAGATAGCTATATATAGTTAACAAAATGGAAGTTCTAGTGGACGAATGATTATATGCTGATTCATACCCCTCGTCGTTGGACCTCAATTGATCTGCGCAGTGCTTCTCTTTTTGTTAGAAGATTACTGGATGATGATTTTTCTGGGCGGTGATAGTTTTTTCCACGGTAAAGTATTATGGAATGGCTGGTCGGAAGCTTTTCTACAGCTATTAGGATACCACCTGTCTCAACCTCGAGAAGATTCGCTGTGTACATGATTTGGCGGGCTTGATTCTGCTTCGTAATTACTTTTACAACCTCTTTATGTTTCCAGTGCTGATGAATCTCTTCAATCACACCATCAAAGATGCCACGCCTTCCTGCAGGGAAAACCAATGATATAGAAAGCTAAGATGGCTGTTGGTGGTCATTGGTAACGGTATAAGAGCACATATAGATAGTTGTACCTAGAAGAACAAGACCATCCATTTTGCGGCCAATCCTGCAGAACATCGCCTTTTCCTCTTCTGTCAAGAGTTCTTTATCTGCAGATTCCTCTGAAGGGCTCCAAGAATTGTGAAGCTTTGCCAGTGCCTGGTTGGATCTTTCAATCTTCTTGTTAAGCTTCAGAAAAAAACAGAGTTAGGTTACAATTAAATGACATTAGAAGTTAAGGACTTCAAATTAGAGCATGAGATGCTTCACATCAACATACAATGGAAAGCTTCCATTCTTGGTCTTTCAGTTCCTTTTCCAATCTATGCTTCTCAGCCTCTAGTTCAATGATGGTGTTGGAGTTTTCAGTATTTCCATGCACATGGTCAGCTTGGAAGTTCTGATACTCCCTGAAAGTTCCTACAGAACTTTCTTCAGATGACATTCCACCGACCATCTGAAGAGAGTCAACTGCTTTCAGTcgagcttcttcttccttcacCTGTTCATCATGTACCTGAGCCTCTCGTTGAATTACAGTTTGAGCAACTCCACCAGGAAGAAAATCCTTGCCTCTATATAGAATAATAAAATCCTTGTTTCTCAATATTACAGTGCCTCCTGTAAGATGCTGCACTGAGGAGCTTCAGTGTTACACATGACGATACAAATAAAGGGCCAAGTATCAGCACAGAGAAACAAATTTTCGAATAAAAACCATGTAAACTTGCAGTAAGAAACTAAGGATTCATGGTTACTCCAATTTGGTATGTACTCTAGATCAACAGACCTTGGATAGGACAAAAGCTGGATTTAGCACATTACTGTTAACAAACAAGTACTAATGGTAAACCAAGCTTCCTACCAAACAAAGGAGGTGACTGGCAACATTCTTGGATTTTTCTACTTAAATGGAATGACTACAATGCACTTTAACAACACAAATGCTACCCATATCTTAGCACAAGATATCATCAGAAATAATACTTGCCTTAAGGTTCCATGCCATTTGTTCATTGTTTGTATTTTGGATACCCACTTTCACCGCAATTTTCGCTATAAGGCTTTTTTCCCAAAGCTTCAGTATAGCCGCAGCCAAACCCTGAAGTCTTGTATTTCTACCTGCCAAAGATAGGCAAAATTATAATTTCCTCATTCATAAGGCAGCCTTTAAGGTGGTGGACCTCATAAGATGGTGAATATAGACAACAGAACTGGTTAAACACAATTGTCTAGTGAGCGCACAGAGGGTGAAACATGCATAAGATGGTGAGACTACAAACTACAGAAATGCTTAACGCTTGATGTCCATAAACAAAGCACAAATATAGGAACAATTTAATCATATACTTGATGATGATGCATCTGGCAACTAAATACATACTCACCAAGGGCAAAATGTGTCGGTAAAGGACGTGCAAGTTTGCGCAAGTATGTCAGCTCCTCATCTGCTAGTGTTGGTCTCACACCAGGAGGGCACTGCCTAAACGGAGTCTTAAAGCCCGGAACAAACTCCGGGAGTAGATCAGCATCCACAGGCAATGGTGTGTTCCACCACCAATCAACAAATTGAGGGCCCAAACTGTCCAATAATCTGTTGACTTCTCTCTCATAGAGAGTTCCCTTGACAGGTTCTTCGTCTTTCTGACCACAAATGCTTTGATACTTTTCTTGGAAAGCATCATCTGCTTTGCTATTAGCATTGGTTAGCACTTCACCTTCGTTACTATATTCAAGCTGGGTTGTGGGAACATTTTGTTTCATATTTTGAGCATCACTCATGAAATAGTGACTATGCTTTGTGTTTTGCTGATAATTGCTTCCTCTGTAAACAAAATGTATGTCTCCTTTTGTCCAAACTACCAAGCCTCCTGTTTTTATCTGAGGAAAAAGGTAACCCATCAAAGAGAATCATAATTTTGAACTTAAGACCAATAACTGAATAATCATACAACTAAAAGTGCTCATAATAATTATGGTTGGCaccaaaataattttttttgtaaaaagacTATGACAGATTGACCCCACAAGGCATACATGACAGTTGTAAGCCCCAAAATCCATGGATGGAGTAAACAACAGAATCAAAAGAAAAACTCAAAAACATTAAAGAGAGCAAACTCAACTACAAGCAACTAATTCAGTCTTAAGGAAAGAGTTAGCATAGAATGGGATACTCGCTGTAATTATCACCTTTTGCAAGGAATTGAATAATATTGCCAACACTTCAGTACAATCAACAAATTACGGATTGTGTTGTCCACCATTATTGCGGTTCACTATGGCACTATATAATCAGTTAGCACTGACATTGTCATGTTATAAATTCCTTTGCATCAATTCTACACACCCTCCCCCATCCGCATCCCAAACTAAATCTGCACCTGCCAGTTTAAAGTTCTTTACAGCAGTGAGCACAGCATCAATTCTCCTCTTGCCGCACCAATGTGGCACTACTTGCATCAAAGTCACCTCTCTGAAAATCCGCAGCAAAATTGCTACCTTCCAACCACATTGCTCTGATCGAAGCTCAAATTCAACTCTCAAAGTACTTAGCCGAAAATCCTACAATGTGCGACAATAGTTTCCATGGTCTGTCTCACCTCCAGAATCTCCCTGGCGCGGTCCATGTTCCGGCGCAGCGGCTCGACGATGCGCACGGCGGCAAGCTCCTCGCCCCTGGCCCACTCCCGGCGCAGGTCTCCCACCACCTCATCAGTGACCCCGGCCTTCTTGGCCCGCGCCCACCTGCCCATCCCGCGCGCCACCCGCCGTAGCCGGTccagctcgccggccgccagctCCGTCTCCGCGCGCGTGGGCTCCCTCGCCTTCTTCTCCCGCCGCAGCGCGACCTTGAGGCCCTcgtcccacgccgccgcccacggcacCGCTCGCGGCTTCCCTTTCACCGCCGCTTCGTGGAACTGCTCCCGCGGCTCTACCGGGAGGTGGAacggcagcacggcggcggcggcggcgtcgttaCGGGCGGGGAAGGGGCGCGGCGGGTCGGAGAGCTCGAGGGAGCGGACGCGGCGGATGATGCCAAGAACGGCGCGGCGAGTGCGGCCGCCGGGtacgccggcggtgaggggctTGGCGGCCGCCTTGCCGCCGGTGTGTCTCGCCGGTGCCGGCTTGGGGCCGTGGTGGCGGGGCTTGTTGGGAGGAGCTGCCTCGGCGTGGGGCGGAGGCGCCGCGGGGCTGGGGGAGGGGTTGTGGGTTTGCGTGGAGGGGCCGTgcagccatggcggcggaggcgggggctTCGGGGACGGGGAGAAGAGAggaagcggcggtggcgccatgGCGGGCTCGGCTCTGCTCGAGCGCGTCGCTCACTCTGCTCCGCACTAGTCTCTGGTGAGTGGGGCCGTGTGGGTGTCAGATACGCAGATAGGATGAGTGGTCTGGCCGTCTTGGTGGGGTCAGCTTCAAGCGTTGGATTGGGGATTTTTCTGCCTGCAGATGTGGCTTGTGGCCCTCGCTGCCTTTTGGCACGCCAGGTCAGGTAGATGGCCTTCCTAACATTTAGGAATTAGGACGATCATTTACTTAAAAAATGGAATTAGGACGATCACTGCGGGttaagtcaaaagaaagatcttGAAAATCTGCATTAATGATCGAAAGAAAGATACTAAGGTCAATTTTAGTGGGAGTGTCATGAGAGTGTCATAGACATTAAATTTGCTTAGATGTATCAATAGtacgaggagagagaagagatgagtgtcatgaaatgtgagaggagtgtcatcaccatgacactccactGGTACAGTTCTTAAGATTACAGTCTAAATAActatgtcgatgacactcccactgaaaATGGCCTAAGAGCAGATACAATAAGTACATCTCATCAGTCGAATCGCTAAGACTGATGTGGATGAGAGAGAAATGGTGAGAGAAAGTGAGCTTGTTAATGTTTCCCGCGGCGAGCAATTTGCCTGCTATGtgatggcgatgcgccgagcTTGGTTTGTGGGATTGCCCTCGTCAAGACCCCTCGACCCCCTCGATGAGGTCAACACGAATGTTTAGTGGAAAAAAAGAAGCGTGAGAGACCAGTTGTTGTGCTGCTTGTCTATTAAATTTGTCTATTGGTGATGTGGCTTGTCTATAAGACAAGATTATTGAACTTGTTCTAAGGATAACAAAATCCATGGAACAAGGACCTGCCTTCAAAATATAGAGCATTCTAGCAAAGTTTTACCCCACGTATATATGAGCTACATATCGATCTAATCAATCTCCACACATCTATATTAAGAAGATtacaatattattttttttacaaataacaGTTCTGTTGGAGCCCGAGCTAAATGCATCACCATGAAGCAACAAGCACTCACGTTCAAAACCTAGAACACTTATAGCAAGTAAAGCGAAGTACAAATGAAATGTAGATCATTACCGATTCAAAGCGTGAGCAAGTAGTGATACTTGTTATTTCCAGTTATTTACTTGAACCGGACGTTAAAATGGGTATCACTGCATGCTCTTGACATCTTGCTTGACGGTCGACGACCATCGGAGCTTATGAACTGCTAGTGATACTTTTGGCCACCTGGTTTTGCTGAAGGCAATGAGGCGGAAGTATATATGGCCGTTTCTCTTGCAGTGGGAGTTCCGATCCAAGAATCCATAAAGTTCCCTTCTAAAAAAAAGTTCCAAGGTACAGAACTACTCTTAACTGTCCCCGCATCGAAGAGAATGTAATAGCATTAATTGGCTAGCCTAGTCACATCTAAGCTTGTCCTAGGTGCAATTAGGTCAGCATAACGTATCAACCTAGCTAATTGTGGTGAGGTTTCTAATGTAGATTATCAACCTTCAAGGCGTGCCATGATGGTGACTGTACAAATTTTACTCAAAAGATTAGTTGTATCATTGTTATCCATCTTTTTGTTGACGACTAAAATAGGCAATAGCCAGTACcgaacggtctgaccggtgtgctctagcggtctgaccggtcagacgctgtagttggtccggcagcagccgaccggtctgaccggtagggtcgaccggtctgaccggtccaagtggaatccgagtacaactaaggattttaatagatttagatcttgtaataggatttcttgcgggataagtccaccccaccctataaatataaagggtcacagcCGATTAGGGTATCCAATTGATCCAATACaaaaacttttatctttttattttctctttgccctagctttttccctagaacaaccctgcatgcgcttgccctgacgggtccttcccgggcgacGTTTGTTGGtttcgccgccggcctgcccggcgacaaccggtctgaccggtatatccgaccggtctgaccgatctgagcatcggcgctgcgtggtgccgtcgctcgctgcgcgttctagcgttttggtgtgttggccctagttctgcgccaacatactttttggcgactccgttgGGGAAGAGAAAATAAATCGGTTGCCATGACCGGTATTCCTAAACCAGTGAAGTTGATGCTGCCAATATCCGGAGTCCGAATGTTCAACAACTTCCGGCTGAGCATCAGAAGATTCTTGATGACATCCAGAAGAAGAtcagagaagagaaggagaaggagatccagaggctagaagaagaagccatgaaccagtacatctcgcacttctccatcgacTGACAAGGGAAGGTCACAGCGGATGACGCCTTCGATGCTTTGCAGTTTGAGGTAAAATTCGATGAGAGCGAGCAACCTATCCTTAATTCtgaaatagctaatgctatagatgatgctgcttcttctcatgtgaataataagttggaatttattggtcaaaatatgcatgatatgtttgatgatcgctttagccgaattgaaatacatctttgtatgaagtctgtcggtaataatacatctacatctaataccgataagacaatacgtggttcggcaattccagctaATAATTCTATTGTGACTAATTCGGCTAATCAGCGAAAccgaattaattataatgcatCACCTAATGCTAATGTGACATATGGGGCAGCAAGTTCGTTGTGACATTCTACACCACCGAACTTTGCTCAACCTAATAATACACCAATCACAAATCAGCTTAACGCCGATGATGTTGGATTAGGTAGTATTAAAGAGGAGGTGATCAAGATATTTCGACAATCTTTTGGTATAGAGCCTAAATCCAAATGCCGAACTTATCAAAAACCATACCCTGAGAAttacgattatgttgcatatcctcaaggatttaaaattcctgaatttattaaattcactggtgatgatagtagaactacattggagcatattggtcaatttattatacaatgtggtgaagctagcactaatgatatttacaaattgaggttattttctttatctctatcgggtgctgcatttacatggtttatttcattgccacccaattcagttttcacttttgctgatttagagcaaaaatttcatgattattttTTTAGTGGTGAAACTGAATTAAAATTATCACACCttacatcggttaagcaaaagatacatgaaggtgttgctgaatatattagaagatttagagatactagaaaccgatgttatagtttgacaatttctgatagagatttagctgatttagcttttgctggtttacttgattttcataaagcaaagCTAGAGGGACAAAAAAttctagatgttagtcaagtctTGCAAAAAGCTCTGACTAATGAAAGCTGAGCTAAAGAGGCTAGAGATTCTCAAAAGTCCAATGAAAAACCTAATCGTCCTGTTTATGTGCTTGGATGTGATtccaattgttcggacgatgaaggtaaaaatatttataccgctgaatttgtttggccctctaatgataaaccttgcgtttgcggttctcttaagccgattcacaaagatcggcaagaaagatttacgtttgatgtatccaaatgcgagaggatatttgatgagttatataaGAATGAATATATCAAAATATCgcatgtcataccgccgcttgaagaagTAAAGCGACGAGCTTATTACAAATTTCATAAGACTTTCTCTCATgtgactaatgattgcaatgtacTTCGGAGGCAAATTCAATCGGCTGTTAATGAAGGT carries:
- the LOC120712196 gene encoding chloroplastic group IIA intron splicing facilitator CRS1, chloroplastic-like — protein: MAPPPLPLFSPSPKPPPPPPWLHGPSTQTHNPSPSPAAPPPHAEAAPPNKPRHHGPKPAPARHTGGKAAAKPLTAGVPGGRTRRAVLGIIRRVRSLELSDPPRPFPARNDAAAAAVLPFHLPVEPREQFHEAAVKGKPRAVPWAAAWDEGLKVALRREKKAREPTRAETELAAGELDRLRRVARGMGRWARAKKAGVTDEVVGDLRREWARGEELAAVRIVEPLRRNMDRAREILEIKTGGLVVWTKGDIHFVYRGSNYQQNTKHSHYFMSDAQNMKQNVPTTQLEYSNEGEVLTNANSKADDAFQEKYQSICGQKDEEPVKGTLYEREVNRLLDSLGPQFVDWWWNTPLPVDADLLPEFVPGFKTPFRQCPPGVRPTLADEELTYLRKLARPLPTHFALGRNTRLQGLAAAILKLWEKSLIAKIAVKVGIQNTNNEQMAWNLKHLTGGTVILRNKDFIILYRGKDFLPGGVAQTVIQREAQVHDEQVKEEEARLKAVDSLQMVGGMSSEESSVGTFREYQNFQADHVHGNTENSNTIIELEAEKHRLEKELKDQEWKLSILNKKIERSNQALAKLHNSWSPSEESADKELLTEEEKAMFCRIGRKMDGLVLLGRRGIFDGVIEEIHQHWKHKEVVKVITKQNQARQIMYTANLLEVETGGILIAVEKLPTSHSIILYRGKNYHRPEKSSSSNLLTKREALRRSIEVQRRGSVKYFARERQKSILDLKRRLRYVARQIKYRTSRS